Below is a genomic region from Fusobacterium canifelinum.
CAAATAATTCTGATTCTACTAATCCTTCTGGCAAAGAACTACAATTTATTTCAAAAAATTCATTTTTATTTCTATTACTTAATTCATGTATCATTTTTGCTAGAAAAGTTTTTCCCGTTCCTGTTTCTCCTTGAAGTAAAATACTAGTATCAAATCTTGCAGAATCTTTTATTAATTGTAATATTTTTTCCATTTTAATATTACTCGTAATAAAATTCTCATTATATATATCTCTTTTTATTTTTTCTATTTCTTTTTTATATTTTTCAGTTAATTCTTTTGCTTCAAATAATTCTTTTTCTAATTTTTCAAGCTCTTTCATATCTCTTACATTAGTTACAACATAGATAATATTATTATTTTCATCAAAAACTGGAGTACCTGTTACCAAAATATTTTTTCCTGATTTTAACTTTTGATTAATAGTTACTTTTTTTCTTTCTTTTATTGCCACCAATGATGAAGATTCATTAAAAATACCATTTTTCACTAATATTTTCATATTTTTTCCTATTAAATCTTTTTTATTTATTCCTGTTATATTTTCATAGGATTGATTAAGAAAAATAGTATTTGCATTACCATCTGTCACATAAATTCCATCATATGATGATTCTACTATTAATTTAAAAAGTTCATCAATATTTTTTATTACTCCTTTCATAGTTAATCTCCTTATTTTATAATTTATGTTTAATTTCTATTTATATAGTAAAGTATTTATAATATAAAGTCAATAAATATAAAAATATAAATTTTTATAAATATTTGATAGTTGTTTAAAATATATTAAGATAAGCAAAATAAAGTTTATTGTATTTAGCAAGTTAATATGATAGAATGATAACAATGTTTACTAAAATAATATAATAAAGGTGATAATTAAAATATGAAAAAAGTTTATGATATGACAAAAGGAAAAATCTGGACTATAATTCTATCCTTTTCTCTACCACTTCTAGGAGCAAGTTTAATTCAACAATTATATAATACTGCAGATATGATATTTGTTGGAAATTTTGTAGGAAAAGAGGCAACAGGAGCTGTTGGTGCAAGTAGTTTACTATTTACTTGTATTATTGGACTTTTTACAGGAGTTTCAATAGGAGTTGGAGTTGCTGTTTCTCAAAAGATTGGTTCTAAGGATTTAGAAATGGCTTCCAAAGTTTCTCACACAGCTATAACATTTGGTATAATTGGTGGTATTATTTTAACCCTTGTTGGTTTCTTTTCTGCTAAGTTTTTATTAACTGTAATGAACACTCCAAAAGAGATAATGCATGACTCTGTTATATATTTAAAGATTTATTTTTTAAGTATGGTACCAATGATTTCATATAATATTGGCTCAGGAATTATCCGTTCAACTGGAAATTCAAAAACTCCATTCTATATACTTATCATAGGTGGACTTACAAATGTACTTGCAAATTATATTTTTATAGTAGTGTTTAAAATGGGAGTTTCAGGTGTTGCTATAGCTACAACTTTATCTCAATCTTTAACTGCCATTATAGTTTTAACTTATCTATTCAAAAATAAAACTGCAATTAAATTTAAAACTTCTGAATTAAAAATAGATTTTTCTTTATTAAAGCAAATTTTATATTTTGGTTTACCTGCTGGAATACAATCAATGCTTATAACATTTTCAAATATAATAGTTCAATACTATATAAATGGTTATGGTGGAGATGCTGTTGCCGCCTATGCAACATATTTCAAATTAGAAAACTTTATTTGGATGCCAATAGTCGCAATAGGGCAAGCTAATATGACTTTTTCTGGACAAAATGTGGGTGCTAATAATTATAAAAGAGTTAAAAAAGGTGCTTTAGTTACTATACTTTTATCTGGTGGTTTAAGTATAGTTATTGCAACAATAATATTAACATTTTCTCATACTTTTATGAGAATTTTTATAAAAAATGAAGAGATTATCTATTTAGGAAGTCAGATAGCTTTTACAACTTTCCCTTTCTATTGGCTATATTCTATATTAGAAGTTTTAGGTAGTTCTTTAAGAGGAATGGGCTATTCAATAGTCTCAATGTATATTACTATTATTTGTCTTTGTGGAGTTAGAATATCTTTACTTTATTTAATTTCAAAATTTAATCTTGATTTTAAATCAGTTGCCTATGTTTACCCAATGACTTGGTTTTTCACAGCAAGTGTCTTTATAATTGCTTTCTTAAAAATTATAAACAAAAAGGACTATGAATAGTCCTTTTTAATTTACTCTAGCATGTCTTTCAATAACTGTCCATTTATTATTTTTCTTTTCCACAGTATAAAAAACTTCTAAACTTCCTTCTTCTGCACTTTCTATTTCTTTTCTCTTTGATAGAAGTTCTTTTTTCATTAAATCTCTATATTCTTCATATACTTTTCTAACTTCTTCTTTATTTTTAACATTTTCTCTAAAATCTTCTGGAAGATAGCCCATTTTTGATTTAAATTTTTTATCTACTTCAACTTTACAATTCTTAGCAATATCTTCTAAAAATTTTTCATTTTCAGTTATATAAACTTCAACTTCTGTTAGACTATTATACTTTATCTCTGTTATAGTATTTTTTTCAAACATAGTTCCAACTTCATTTATTGCCTCAAAATATGGTTTTTCTAAAAAATAACTAGCTTTCTCAAAGTTTTTATATTCATCTATTGCTTCATTTCTTCTACTTACTAGCAAATCTGATTCACTATTCCAAGTATATTCCCCTTTAATAGCTTCTTCAATAGATTTATTATTTTTTTGTATATCTTGTTTTGATATTTTTACACTTGGATCTTTTACTATTTCATAATTTGCTGAAAACCCTTCTAATGAAAATAATGCTAATAACAATATTAATATTTTTTTCATATAAAATTCTCCTTTAAGTTTTTAATCAAATTATTTTTTTTCTATATATTTTTTTAATTGACTTTTATGGATATAGCCATAATCAAATGGTGTTCCATCTGCTTCGTATTCAATATAATACCAATCTCCTTTTTGATGTTCTTTAATACTAGCCACAACTCTTCCATTTTTTAATTCCCCTATTATATCTGAATTTTTTGTTGCTTCATTTCTTACATTGGCATAACCTTCTTTTGCAGATATCTCATAAGTTTCTGGATGCAATTTGACTTGACTTTTATGAATAAAAGCCATTATTATATCTGAACCATCTTCAAATTCATATATAACATAAAGCCAATCTCCTTTTTCACCCCAAAATTTTACCTCATCTTTATTTTTTAATTTTTTTAAAACTTTAGATTTAGAGCTAGCTTCCTCTCTAAGATTTGCATAACCATCTTTTGTGTCTACAACATATCTTACAGCCAATGCTGTTAAAGATGATAATAGAAATAATATAACTAATAATAATTTTTTCATAAGAACTCTCCTTAAAATTTGTTAATTGTAAAAATATTATATCATTTTTATATAAAAAATCTATAAAAATAAAGAAAAAAAAGATAAGGCGAATATTAATTTCTATTCATCTTATCTTTTTATATAGGTTGTATAATAAATGGTGTTGATGGAAGAAATTTCTATCAATGCCATTTTTTAATAAAAAAAAGTTGAGACAATAAAATTTTCCTGTTAAAATTAAATCGCTAAAAATAACTCAAAAAGGAAGTGATTTCATTGTCTCTATCTAATTTTATCAAAACTATCTTAAATATTCAAGATGATAATATTTCTTTTCCAGAAGAAGAATATTACCAAGTTATTCAAAAAGGTGATCATCTAATTAAACTTTTTAAAGGATTTCTTAAGTCTGATTACTGCGCTTGTCCCCACTGTAATTCTAAAAATATTGTTAAAAATGGTTCAAGAATTCGTAAAATTAAATATATTCCTATTCAAAATTACAATATTGAACTTGAACTTAATGTACAAAGGCATATTTGCAAGGAATGTAAAAAAACTTTTTCACCTTCCACTAATATTGTTAGTGATAACTCTAGTATATCTAATAATCTTAAGTTTGCTATTACGCTTGAGCTTCAAAAAAATATTTCTCTTACATCTATTGCTAAGAGATACAATATTTCTATTTCCTCTGTTCAAAGAATTATGGATAACTGTTATTCTGATTTTAAAGTCAATAAAGAATATTTACCTGAAGCTATTTGTATTGATGAATTTAAGTCTGTTAAAAATATTGATGGCGCTATGTCTTTTGTTTTTGCTGACTATCAAAGTAAAAGTATTATTGATATTGTAGAAGATAGAAGACTTCACTCTCTTACAGAATATTTTTCAAGATTTTCTTTAGAGGCAAGAAATAATGTAAAATATATTTGCATGGATATGTATACTCCATATATTAGTTTAGTTAATTCTATTTTTCCTAATGCAAAAATAGTGATAGATAAATTTCATATTGTTAATCTTGTTAATAGAGCATTCAATCAAACTAGAATATCTATTATGAATTCTATTCAGGATGACTCATTAAAAAGAAAATTTAAACTATTCTGGAAATCATTACTAAAATACTATCCTGATCTTTGTCAAGTAAACTATTACTGCCAAAGTTTTAAGCGCAAACTTAGTAGTAAAGATAAAGTAGATTATCTTTTAGAAAAAAGCCCCGAATTAGAAGCTAACTTTAATGTATATCAAGATATTATTCAAGCAATTAGGCATAATAACTTTAAAAGATTTGAAAGTATAGTTAAAAAATATTTAGCTAATAAAGAAAAGATTTCTAAGAAAATGATAATAGCACTAAGAACTTTAAAAAAATATATGAAGTATATTGAGAATATGTTTGAATCAAATATTACTAATGGAGTTATAGAAGGTTTAAATAATAAAATTAAGTCAATAAAAAGAACAGCATTTGGATATTCAAATTTTAGTAATTTTAAAAAGCGCATATTAATTCAAGCAGGAATTATATCAATTAGTGCTTAATTTTTTAATGTAATAATGCGATTTAGCAATAATGAAAAAAGAGAATTTTTAAGTTTTTTGTTCTCAAAAATTCTCTTAATTATATCAGGTCATAGTCTAAACTTTTTCATCAACACTATTTGACAAATAACCTTTATATATGGATATTTATTGACAGACAATTTTAAAAATTTATAGTATTTTCAACTACATTTTCTGAATTTACCTTTACTAAAATACTGTTTTTAGTTGGAATCATAAGCTCATTAATTAAATCCTCAACACTTACTAATTTTTCTATTCTA
It encodes:
- a CDS encoding MATE family efflux transporter, giving the protein MKKVYDMTKGKIWTIILSFSLPLLGASLIQQLYNTADMIFVGNFVGKEATGAVGASSLLFTCIIGLFTGVSIGVGVAVSQKIGSKDLEMASKVSHTAITFGIIGGIILTLVGFFSAKFLLTVMNTPKEIMHDSVIYLKIYFLSMVPMISYNIGSGIIRSTGNSKTPFYILIIGGLTNVLANYIFIVVFKMGVSGVAIATTLSQSLTAIIVLTYLFKNKTAIKFKTSELKIDFSLLKQILYFGLPAGIQSMLITFSNIIVQYYINGYGGDAVAAYATYFKLENFIWMPIVAIGQANMTFSGQNVGANNYKRVKKGALVTILLSGGLSIVIATIILTFSHTFMRIFIKNEEIIYLGSQIAFTTFPFYWLYSILEVLGSSLRGMGYSIVSMYITIICLCGVRISLLYLISKFNLDFKSVAYVYPMTWFFTASVFIIAFLKIINKKDYE
- a CDS encoding SH3 domain-containing protein translates to MKKLLLVILFLLSSLTALAVRYVVDTKDGYANLREEASSKSKVLKKLKNKDEVKFWGEKGDWLYVIYEFEDGSDIIMAFIHKSQVKLHPETYEISAKEGYANVRNEATKNSDIIGELKNGRVVASIKEHQKGDWYYIEYEADGTPFDYGYIHKSQLKKYIEKK
- a CDS encoding ISL3 family transposase, with translation MISLSLSNFIKTILNIQDDNISFPEEEYYQVIQKGDHLIKLFKGFLKSDYCACPHCNSKNIVKNGSRIRKIKYIPIQNYNIELELNVQRHICKECKKTFSPSTNIVSDNSSISNNLKFAITLELQKNISLTSIAKRYNISISSVQRIMDNCYSDFKVNKEYLPEAICIDEFKSVKNIDGAMSFVFADYQSKSIIDIVEDRRLHSLTEYFSRFSLEARNNVKYICMDMYTPYISLVNSIFPNAKIVIDKFHIVNLVNRAFNQTRISIMNSIQDDSLKRKFKLFWKSLLKYYPDLCQVNYYCQSFKRKLSSKDKVDYLLEKSPELEANFNVYQDIIQAIRHNNFKRFESIVKKYLANKEKISKKMIIALRTLKKYMKYIENMFESNITNGVIEGLNNKIKSIKRTAFGYSNFSNFKKRILIQAGIISISA